A single window of Toxotes jaculatrix isolate fToxJac2 chromosome 4, fToxJac2.pri, whole genome shotgun sequence DNA harbors:
- the socs7 gene encoding suppressor of cytokine signaling 7, which translates to MNNAQDMSPDFVLMRLVSAAEDDRLDAENGNLPPGGVVAGLGKEVLAHNGVKAGLDISRDPTAGLEHPSGRLNKAQPSGEGTAAPDTGVTESRASLSAPPPPQSPMEAQGFDFAPSPGLRPQLLVFSNIMRNGEGILELDRLNQPRDALGLDQSPGSGCPGPAVNNNTLSPGDVLQQQNLLDRTWGAHPPISVSAEMQGAAELCRQHRLIATPPEWPLLSERSNPLTVIDSKWGCATRDREGAVFELARRFGELGVGAVPKMLFKAGELPQCSCQGAHGPGGGGVEPGDDPTETSDALLVLEGLGSGDVAGLGMEECPEDEADDENGRREFLLNRKREIVQKMSGAFSISSFQAELRRQVEGMAPAATQAAAGAHLGAQVCSLHGSSASRLSQVNSGDSEVVTQVSALSPSPTPVQSSPWATSPNPSQASTPRRRPERCASAPRTPTGRAAGGEKTLKVPGKSKKGLKIRLSKLFRTKSCSGSNHLLDKRPSVTYSVSSAGSLMDMASAAGAEQDADSHNQPRLTRAHSAFSPASLSASLSAFTGETVSLVDVDISRRGANTPHPPTPPPPPRRSLSLLDDIAGPQPGPFLVSVMGASLQSLPLPLPPPPPPSHVTIQHSLSLNDAFLRALPHSTPSPADALPPTRQAPPPMLCALRRSEASNFTASLRELEKCGWYWGPMNWEDAEMKLKGKPDGSFLVRDSSDPRYILSLSFRSQGVTHHTRMEHYRGTFSLWCHPKFEDRCHSVVEFIERAIMHSKNGKFLYFLRSRVPGLPPTPVQLLYPVSRFSNVKSLQHLCRFCIRQIVRIDHIQELPLPRPLISYLSKFYYYDPEEEMYLSIKSIRRVVGADQEAESQT; encoded by the exons ATGAACAACGCGCAAGATATGTCGCCCGATTTCGTGTTGATGCGCCTGGTTTCCGCGGCCGAGGATGACCGCTTGGACGCAGAAAACGGGAATCTGCCGCCGGGAGGAGTGGTGGCAGGGCTGGGGAAGGAGGTCCTGGCTCACAACGGCGTCAAAGCGGGGTTGGATATAAGCCGAGATCCGACGGCGGGCCTCGAGCATCCCAGCGGCCGCTTGAACAAAGCCCAGCCGAGCGGCGAGGGCACGGCTGCACCTGACACCGGGGTGACGGAGAGCCGAGCATCGCTGTCCGCGCCTCCTCCGCCGCAGAGCCCCATGGAGGCCCAGGGCTTTGACTTCGCTCCCAGCCCTGGCCTACGGCCTCAGCTGCTCGTCTTCTCCAATATAATGCGGAACGGAGAAGGGATTTTAGAATTAGACCGTCTGAATCAGCCGAGGGATGCTCTGGGTTTGGACCAGAGCCCGGGGTCTGGTTGCCCCGGCCCCGCTGTCAATAACAACACCCTGAGTCCCGGAGacgtcctgcagcagcagaacctGCTGGACCGGACATGGGGAGCGCATCCGCCGATCTCAGTGTCCGCGGAGATGCAAGGCGCTGCGGAGCTGTGCCGCCAGCATCGACTCATCGCTACCCCACCCGAGTGGCCCTTGTTGTCGGAGAGATCCAACCCTCTCACCGTGATTGACTCTAAATGGGGCTGCGCCaccagggacagagagggagccGTGTTTGAGCTGGCCCGGCGGTTCGGGGAGCTGGGGGTCGGTGCGGTCCCCAAGATGCTGTTCAAAGCAGGGGAGCTCCCGCAGTGTTCGTGTCAGGGTGCACACGGGCCGGGAGGAGGGGGAGTAGAACCCGGGGATGACCCCACAGAGACCAGCGACGCTTTGTTAGTGCTGGAGGGGCTGGGGAGCGGGGATGTTGCCGGCCTGGGCATGGAGGAGTGCCCGGAGGATGAGGCGGATGATGAGAACGGACGCCGCGAGTTTTTACTCAACAGGAAAAGGGAAATAGTTCAGAAAATGTCCGGAGCTTTCTCCATCAGCAGTTTCCAAGCGGAGCTGAGGAGGCAGGTGGAGGGGATGGCCCCGGCGGCGACCCAGGCGGCGGCAGGGGCGCATCTAGGCGCGCAGGTGTGCAGCCTCCACGGGAGCTCAGCCAGCCGGCTGTCGCAGGTGAACTCTGGGGATTCAGAGGTTGTCACCCAGGTTTCAGCCTTGTCACCGTCGCCCACACCGGTACAGAGCTCACCCTGGGCCACAAGCCCAAATCCGAGCCAGGCATCGACACCCAGGAGGCGGCCGGAGCGGTGCGCCAGCGCGCCCCGGACTCCCACAGGCCGGGCGGCAGGTGGGGAAAAGACGCTCAAAGTTCCAGGGAAGTCCAAGAAGGGCTTAAAGATCCGCCTGAGTAAACTGTTCCGGACTAAAAGCTGCAGCGGCTCCAATCACCTCCTGGACAAGAGGCCCTCAGTGACCTATTCAGTGTCTTCTGCCGGGAGTCTGATGGACATGGCGAGCGCCGCTGGCGCTGAGCAGGacgcagacag CCACAACCAGCCCAGACTGACCAGGGCCCACAGTGCCTTctcccctgcctccctctctgcctccctctctgcttttacTG GTGAGACTGTTTCTCTGGTGGATGTGGATATTTCACGGCGAGGGGCGAACACACCGCACCCTCCCACGCCTCCGCCACCTCCACGCCGAAGTCTCAGCCTGTTAG ATGACATAGCGGGGCCTCAGCCTGGGCCTTTCCTAGTGAGTGTTATGGGCGCCTCCCTGCAGTCCCTCCCCCtgcctctcccccctcctcctcctccctcccacgTCACCATCCAGCACAGTCTCAGCCTCAATG ACGCCTTCCTCCGGGCCCTTCCTCATTCGACCCCATCGCCGGCTGATGCCCTGCCCCCGACCAGACAGGCTCCGCCCCCCATGCTGTGCGCCCTGCGGCGGTCTGAGGCCAGCAACTTCACCGCCAgcctgagagagctggagaag TGCGGGTGGTACTGGGGTCCGATGAACTGGGAGGACGCAGAGATGAAACTGAAGGGGAAACCAGATGGATCCTTCCTGGTCCGAGACAGTTCGGACCCTCGATACATCCTGAGCCTCAGCTTCAGGTCGCAGGGAgtcacacaccacacacgcaTGGAGCACTACCGAG GGACGTTCAGCTTGTGGTGTCATCCAAAGTTTGAGGACCGCTGCCACTCGGTGGTGGAGTTCATCGAGCGAGCCATCATGCACTCCAAGAACGGCAAATTCCTCTACTTCCTCCGCTCCAGAGTCCCAG ggctTCCTCCCACCCCAGTTCAGCTGCTGTATCCTGTATCTCGCTTCAGCAACGTAAAATCACTGCAACACCTCTGTCGCTTCTGCATCCGACAAATCGTCCGTATCGACCACATCCAGGAGCTTCCACTGCCCAG ACCACTGATCTCCTACTTGAGTAAGTTTTATTACTACGACCCCGAGGAGGAGATGTACCTGTCAATCAAGAGCATCCGGAGGGTGGTGGGAGCAGACCAGGAGGCCGAGTCGCAGACGTAG